Proteins encoded by one window of Cylindrospermum stagnale PCC 7417:
- a CDS encoding HAD-IA family hydrolase, which yields MERPKVIFLDAVGTIIDVKGGVGKVYSDIAQQFGVTVSAETLNQSFRQSFKAAPPPRFLDTDVQDIAQREFDWWRIVALNTFESAGVLKQFSDFSGFFSELYIHFGTAEPWFVYPDVLLALVNWRRLGVELGVLSNFDSRLYSVLQSLGLRDYFDSITISTQVRAAKPDPQIFAVALQKHNCSPDEAWHIGDSITEDYHGAKAAGLRGIWINREKQS from the coding sequence ATGGAACGACCGAAAGTAATTTTTTTAGATGCTGTTGGCACAATCATCGACGTCAAAGGTGGCGTAGGCAAAGTTTATAGTGATATAGCCCAGCAATTTGGTGTTACAGTTTCCGCTGAAACATTAAATCAAAGCTTTCGCCAAAGCTTTAAAGCCGCACCACCACCGAGGTTTCTCGATACCGATGTGCAAGATATTGCCCAACGGGAGTTTGATTGGTGGCGAATTGTCGCCCTAAACACCTTTGAAAGCGCAGGTGTTCTCAAGCAATTTTCCGACTTTTCAGGTTTTTTTAGCGAACTCTATATCCACTTTGGCACTGCTGAACCGTGGTTTGTCTATCCCGATGTGCTGCTGGCTTTGGTAAACTGGCGTCGGTTGGGAGTTGAACTCGGAGTGTTGTCTAATTTCGATTCCCGGCTTTACTCGGTATTACAAAGCTTGGGACTGAGAGATTATTTTGACTCCATCACCATATCCACCCAGGTGCGTGCAGCTAAACCCGACCCCCAAATTTTTGCTGTGGCTTTGCAAAAGCATAACTGTTCCCCAGATGAAGCATGGCACATTGGCGACAGCATAACAGAAGACTATCACGGCGCTAAAGCAGCTGGACTCAGAGGTATTTGGATTAACCGCGAGAAGCAGTCGTGA
- a CDS encoding pentapeptide repeat-containing protein: MRTRLSQIWQLFNTDIRELISAETVGTAAESTSAVVEIAKTLQEQGKSLEWLKPLVENSGSLLGILCSPGVQLIGSGLQFVPVAIALFKVYRKRTKQDPCLVDCVAIISQAAYLESFAEILAQHQQLLASWQSQPKGDATLTKALQALEDFELDSESAKSAIASFPDSQLVKQYNQVLSARLQLSGLSVNEAEDFTELVARNTEIYFFNALSASRDSVKLLAELYSNGGIEVLKKYDSIRVYLETEIEPKPQETVFNETFSYRDIYVKPKARGVNANGKIDNQSETFDLETWVKNLLFDKDPKNQSQVIFIQGGPGRGKSIFCRMFADLVRRDIYRRWTPILIRLRDIEEFQPSLEETLRSRLKFDFALRDNWLIDPQTRFLFILDGFDELRIERSNNQTVERFIRQVGRFQHDCQENKSMGHRVIITGREMALHGIDRLPPNLERVEIAEMDIDLQSQWFNNWRRHSDADKAIAFQQFLQDKKHCPEALKELAKEPLLLYMLVAMHRDDELDISKFEQASGTEAKILVYEQALNWVLKIQRSDSRHPELNDELTKQKPEALRRLLAEAAVCITQLEGESASMQIVKARLQQDDEVKQLIEAAEKQLGEEALKTALSAFYIKSDGSGGVEFFHKSFREFLFAERLKQSLEDWTEPGKRGKNFNIDEQKLHWEIYDLLGYGGLTQEIVKYLMGLLVRSNEFRPVQLFQRLEDFYIRWCDGEFIDAPPENFPQKKMRLLREQGSKLGQRQVDIYAGLNVMILLLELHRYAQERDDLKQEIVFYPSGKAEEYFRTTQLLRIINYSDCFQIATFNSVVGQFLSGADLSGANLRGAVLSLADLRGTNLSGAYLSGAYLRGTNLSGAVLSGADLSGANLRGTDLSGADLSGADLSGAVLRNAGLRGADLRGADLSRTVLRKADLSRANLSGADLSRANLSGANLSDEFSGDIRWDEKTNWENVQGLDTAINVPEALKQQLGLN; the protein is encoded by the coding sequence ATGAGAACGCGCTTATCGCAAATTTGGCAGCTTTTTAACACTGATATCAGGGAGTTAATCTCAGCGGAGACTGTGGGAACAGCGGCTGAGTCTACTAGTGCAGTTGTGGAAATAGCGAAAACTTTGCAAGAACAGGGTAAAAGCCTGGAATGGTTAAAACCTTTGGTAGAAAATTCCGGCTCACTTTTAGGAATTTTGTGTAGTCCAGGAGTGCAACTGATTGGTTCAGGGTTGCAGTTCGTGCCAGTAGCGATCGCACTTTTCAAAGTTTACCGCAAAAGGACTAAGCAAGATCCTTGTCTAGTAGACTGCGTAGCTATCATTAGTCAAGCGGCATATCTAGAAAGCTTTGCCGAGATTTTAGCTCAACACCAGCAATTATTAGCTAGTTGGCAGAGTCAACCTAAGGGTGATGCAACGCTAACTAAGGCACTGCAAGCATTAGAGGATTTTGAGTTGGATTCTGAATCGGCAAAAAGTGCGATCGCATCTTTTCCTGATTCCCAATTAGTGAAACAATACAATCAGGTATTATCAGCCAGGTTGCAACTATCAGGACTGTCTGTAAATGAAGCTGAGGATTTTACTGAATTAGTTGCCCGAAATACCGAAATCTATTTTTTTAACGCTTTATCAGCATCTCGTGATTCTGTCAAGTTATTAGCCGAATTATATAGCAATGGTGGCATAGAAGTACTCAAGAAATACGACAGCATCAGAGTTTACCTAGAAACCGAAATTGAGCCTAAACCCCAGGAAACAGTATTTAATGAAACTTTTTCCTATAGAGATATTTATGTTAAGCCTAAAGCGAGAGGAGTAAACGCTAATGGCAAGATTGATAATCAATCTGAAACATTTGATTTAGAAACTTGGGTTAAAAATCTTCTTTTTGACAAAGACCCCAAAAACCAAAGCCAAGTAATATTTATTCAAGGCGGGCCAGGCAGGGGTAAAAGTATTTTTTGTCGGATGTTTGCAGATTTGGTGCGCCGGGATATATATCGTAGGTGGACACCGATTTTAATTCGTCTGCGAGATATTGAAGAATTTCAGCCGAGTTTAGAAGAAACTTTGCGCTCAAGGTTAAAGTTTGATTTTGCATTGAGAGATAACTGGCTAATTGACCCGCAAACAAGATTTTTGTTTATTTTAGATGGTTTTGATGAGTTAAGAATTGAGCGCAGTAACAACCAAACTGTAGAAAGATTTATTAGGCAAGTAGGAAGATTTCAACACGATTGCCAAGAGAATAAATCTATGGGGCATCGAGTTATAATTACAGGTCGAGAAATGGCTTTGCACGGAATTGACCGCCTACCGCCAAATTTGGAACGGGTGGAAATTGCGGAAATGGATATAGACTTGCAAAGTCAATGGTTTAATAACTGGCGAAGGCATTCTGACGCAGATAAAGCTATAGCATTTCAACAGTTTTTGCAAGATAAAAAACATTGCCCAGAAGCTTTAAAAGAGTTAGCAAAAGAGCCACTATTACTATATATGTTAGTGGCAATGCATCGAGATGACGAATTAGATATTAGCAAGTTTGAGCAAGCAAGTGGTACAGAAGCCAAGATTTTAGTTTATGAACAAGCGCTAAATTGGGTACTGAAAATACAGCGCTCCGATTCTCGCCACCCTGAGTTAAATGACGAACTGACTAAACAAAAACCAGAAGCTTTAAGGAGACTGTTAGCAGAAGCAGCGGTTTGTATTACACAGTTAGAGGGGGAAAGTGCTTCTATGCAGATTGTGAAAGCACGCTTGCAGCAAGATGATGAAGTTAAACAATTAATTGAAGCAGCCGAAAAACAACTTGGTGAAGAAGCGCTCAAAACTGCATTGAGTGCTTTTTATATTAAATCTGATGGTAGTGGGGGAGTTGAATTTTTTCATAAGAGTTTTCGGGAATTTCTCTTTGCGGAAAGGCTGAAACAAAGTTTAGAAGATTGGACAGAACCAGGTAAGCGCGGTAAAAACTTCAATATTGATGAGCAAAAGCTGCATTGGGAAATTTACGATTTACTCGGCTATGGTGGATTAACACAAGAAATTGTGAAATATCTGATGGGATTGCTAGTTAGGAGTAATGAATTTCGACCAGTGCAGTTATTCCAACGCCTTGAAGATTTTTATATTCGTTGGTGTGATGGGGAATTTATTGATGCACCACCAGAAAACTTTCCCCAGAAAAAGATGCGGTTACTACGAGAGCAAGGAAGTAAGCTAGGTCAGCGTCAGGTTGATATTTATGCTGGGTTAAATGTGATGATTTTGCTTTTGGAGTTGCATCGATATGCTCAAGAGCGAGATGATCTTAAACAAGAAATTGTTTTTTATCCATCAGGTAAAGCAGAAGAATATTTTAGGACAACCCAACTGCTTCGCATCATCAACTACAGTGATTGCTTTCAAATTGCAACTTTTAATAGTGTAGTTGGACAATTCCTCAGCGGCGCAGACCTCAGCGGCGCAAACCTCAGGGGCGCAGTCCTCAGCCTCGCAGACCTCAGGGGCACAAACCTCAGCGGCGCATACCTCAGCGGCGCATACCTCAGGGGCACAAACCTCAGTGGTGCAGTCCTCAGCGGCGCAGACCTCAGCGGCGCAAACCTCAGGGGCACAGACCTCAGCGGCGCAGACCTCAGCGGCGCAGACCTCAGCGGCGCAGTCCTCAGGAACGCAGGCCTCAGGGGCGCAGACCTCAGGGGCGCAGACCTCAGCCGCACAGTCCTCAGGAAAGCAGACCTCAGCCGTGCAAACCTCAGCGGCGCAGACCTCAGCCGCGCAAACCTCAGCGGCGCAAACCTCAGCGATGAATTTTCGGGCGATATCCGCTGGGATGAAAAGACAAACTGGGAAAATGTGCAAGGGCTAGACACAGCTATTAATGTCCCAGAAGCCCTAAAACAACAATTGGGACTGAATTAA
- a CDS encoding carbon-nitrogen hydrolase family protein: MKSYLAAAIQMTTVPDLQKNLAQAEELIDLAVRQGAELVGLPENFSFMGEEKDKLSQGDAIAFESEKFLKTMAQRYQITILGGGFPVPVDSTGKVYNTALLIDPNGQELARYHKAHLFDVNVPDGNTYRESSTVMAGTQLPPVYFSEKLGNIGLSVCYDVRFPELYRHLSDKGADVIFVPAAFTALTGKDHWQVLLQARAIENTCYVIAPAQTGTHYARRQTHGHAVIIDPWGTVLADAGEQPGIAIAEIKPTRLEQVRRQMPSLQHRVF, from the coding sequence ATGAAGTCTTATTTAGCCGCCGCTATTCAAATGACCACCGTGCCCGATTTACAGAAAAACTTGGCACAGGCAGAAGAATTAATTGATCTGGCAGTGCGTCAAGGTGCTGAATTGGTGGGTTTGCCAGAAAATTTTTCCTTTATGGGAGAAGAAAAAGACAAACTAAGCCAAGGAGATGCGATCGCTTTTGAATCAGAAAAATTTCTCAAAACAATGGCGCAACGCTACCAAATTACCATCCTGGGCGGCGGCTTTCCAGTCCCCGTAGACAGCACGGGCAAAGTCTACAACACTGCTTTACTCATCGACCCCAATGGTCAAGAACTCGCCCGCTACCACAAAGCACACCTCTTTGATGTTAACGTCCCCGACGGCAACACCTATCGAGAATCTAGCACTGTCATGGCTGGGACCCAACTGCCCCCCGTCTATTTCTCAGAAAAACTCGGTAACATCGGACTTTCAGTTTGCTATGATGTCCGCTTTCCCGAACTATATCGACATTTGTCAGATAAGGGAGCCGATGTCATATTTGTTCCTGCGGCTTTTACTGCCCTAACTGGCAAAGACCACTGGCAAGTATTACTACAAGCTAGAGCCATTGAAAATACTTGCTATGTGATTGCTCCGGCTCAAACCGGCACCCACTACGCCCGTCGTCAAACCCACGGTCACGCCGTGATTATTGACCCTTGGGGCACCGTTTTAGCTGATGCTGGTGAACAACCCGGAATTGCGATCGCAGAAATCAAGCCCACCAGACTCGAACAAGTCCGTCGTCAAATGCCATCCTTACAACATCGAGTGTTTTAG
- a CDS encoding MarC family protein, with the protein MDTSVFVQSFIAVFVLADAVGNIPIILVLTKGMTPEERNHVIDKAVVIAIAILLLFAFTGQVILNYLEISMGSLRVAGGLLLLLIALQMLRGELNTPIIEEGRDVAITPLALPLLAGPGTLTTVMLLMTKSESPYLDVVPGIVAAMFVSWLIMRLSNRIDFWIGAEGGVIITQLLGFLLAALAVEIGSTGIRELFLR; encoded by the coding sequence GTGGATACCTCTGTATTTGTCCAAAGTTTTATTGCGGTGTTTGTTTTGGCAGATGCTGTGGGCAATATACCGATAATTTTGGTTTTAACTAAAGGTATGACGCCAGAAGAAAGAAACCACGTTATAGATAAAGCTGTCGTGATTGCGATCGCTATCTTGTTACTATTTGCCTTTACTGGGCAAGTAATTTTGAATTATTTGGAAATCAGTATGGGGTCTTTGCGGGTAGCTGGGGGCTTGTTGTTGCTATTAATCGCTTTGCAAATGCTCCGGGGTGAATTAAATACGCCGATTATAGAAGAAGGACGGGATGTAGCAATTACACCTCTAGCTTTGCCGTTGCTGGCGGGGCCGGGTACACTGACGACGGTAATGTTGTTAATGACAAAGTCGGAGAGTCCCTATCTTGATGTGGTACCGGGTATTGTCGCGGCGATGTTTGTCAGTTGGTTAATTATGCGACTATCTAACCGCATTGATTTTTGGATTGGTGCGGAGGGTGGGGTGATTATCACTCAGCTTTTGGGTTTTCTGTTGGCGGCGCTGGCGGTGGAAATTGGCAGTACTGGCATTCGGGAGTTGTTTTTGAGGTAG
- a CDS encoding GNAT family N-acetyltransferase, with protein sequence MLIIQNEITIRLMEDDIDDYQLMEKWRTDEKVLKFYGGRDYPYFLEKIIETYQPRVRGEEKVVPCLFYYQNLALGYLQYYSLNDLPENHRQMYRLESTDAVYGIDLFIGETNYWNQGIGTKVLTAVINYIFTELSSVKIVIDPDVKNLRAIRCYEKCGFVKVKLLPSHELHEGKYQDCWLMAIERKKSLH encoded by the coding sequence ATGCTGATTATCCAAAATGAAATTACTATCCGTCTTATGGAAGACGATATAGATGATTATCAATTAATGGAGAAATGGCGCACCGACGAAAAAGTTTTGAAATTTTATGGCGGACGAGATTACCCTTATTTTTTAGAAAAAATCATCGAAACATATCAACCTAGAGTCCGAGGAGAGGAAAAAGTAGTTCCTTGCCTTTTCTATTATCAAAATCTTGCCCTTGGTTATTTGCAATATTATTCTCTTAATGATTTACCAGAAAACCATAGACAAATGTATCGTCTAGAGTCAACCGATGCTGTTTATGGAATTGACTTATTTATCGGTGAAACTAACTATTGGAATCAAGGTATTGGGACAAAAGTACTTACAGCAGTGATCAACTATATTTTTACCGAACTTTCATCTGTTAAAATTGTGATTGACCCAGATGTGAAGAATCTCCGCGCCATCCGCTGCTATGAGAAATGTGGTTTTGTGAAAGTGAAGCTGTTACCCTCCCATGAACTGCATGAAGGGAAGTATCAGGATTGCTGGCTGATGGCAATAGAACGCAAGAAATCATTACACTGA
- a CDS encoding NAD(P)/FAD-dependent oxidoreductase, translating to MTQQPARICILGGGFGGLYTALRLSQLPWEATPKPEIILVDQSDRFLFSPLLYELLTGELQTWEIAPPFEELLEGTGVRFHQGIVSEIDIDQRRVQLQDGTKIICDRLVLTLGGETPLDLVPGAADYAYSFRTITDAYRLEERLRVLEESAPEKIRVAIVGAGYSGVELACKLADRIGEKGRFRLIEIGDQILRTSPEFNREAAKKALDAKGVFIDLETKVLSIAQDTISLDYKNQVDTIPVDLVIWTVGTRVAPVIKTLPLKQNQRGQISTTPTLQVLDHPDIFALGDLADSRDAEGQQVPATAQVAFQQADYAAWNIWASLTNRPLLPFRYQQLGEMMTLGTDNATLTSLGIKLDGPLAYVARRLAYLYRLPTLDHKLKVGFNWLVRPIIETLSK from the coding sequence ATGACTCAACAACCTGCGAGAATTTGTATACTGGGTGGAGGCTTTGGCGGTCTCTACACTGCCCTACGCTTAAGCCAGTTACCTTGGGAAGCTACGCCAAAACCCGAAATTATTTTAGTAGATCAAAGCGATCGCTTTTTATTCTCTCCCTTACTCTACGAATTACTCACTGGTGAACTGCAAACCTGGGAAATAGCCCCACCCTTTGAAGAACTACTAGAAGGCACAGGTGTCCGCTTTCATCAAGGAATCGTCTCGGAAATTGATATCGACCAGCGACGGGTACAGTTACAGGATGGCACGAAAATTATTTGCGATCGCTTAGTCTTGACATTAGGCGGAGAAACACCCCTAGACTTAGTACCCGGTGCAGCCGACTACGCTTACTCCTTCCGCACAATCACAGATGCCTATCGCCTAGAAGAACGCCTGCGAGTCTTAGAAGAATCCGCACCAGAGAAAATTCGCGTAGCCATTGTAGGCGCAGGTTACAGCGGTGTAGAACTAGCCTGTAAACTAGCAGACAGAATCGGCGAAAAGGGACGCTTCCGACTCATTGAAATCGGCGACCAAATTTTGCGAACTTCCCCAGAATTCAACCGCGAAGCCGCCAAAAAAGCTTTAGACGCAAAAGGCGTATTTATTGACTTAGAAACCAAAGTCCTATCAATTGCCCAAGATACCATTTCCCTAGATTACAAAAATCAGGTAGATACAATTCCCGTAGACTTGGTAATTTGGACAGTAGGAACGCGAGTTGCACCAGTCATCAAAACCCTACCCCTCAAACAAAACCAACGCGGTCAAATCAGCACTACCCCCACCCTCCAAGTCCTCGACCATCCAGACATTTTTGCCCTAGGAGATTTAGCCGACTCTCGTGATGCCGAAGGTCAGCAAGTCCCCGCCACCGCCCAAGTAGCATTTCAACAAGCCGATTATGCCGCTTGGAACATTTGGGCCTCCTTAACCAATCGCCCCTTACTTCCCTTCCGCTACCAACAATTAGGCGAGATGATGACCTTAGGAACAGATAACGCCACCCTCACAAGTTTAGGCATCAAACTAGACGGGCCTTTAGCATACGTCGCCCGTCGGCTAGCTTATCTCTATCGATTGCCCACATTAGACCATAAACTAAAAGTTGGTTTTAACTGGCTAGTTCGCCCAATAATCGAAACCCTTTCAAAGTAG
- a CDS encoding NACHT domain-containing protein gives MKKRLSQIWQQFQQSFSIEERLNTTLDTGKAVLEAAKTLKEQSPSLEILQSVLQHSSSLLDVLCLPVVQVVDAGLPFASIGIALLKFYRELTQQDPSLEDCVFIVSQTAYLESAKEILSLYPSVDWDGEPNNNEIVRKKLQKLKDFELDYQLATNTIACFHESELAKAFNQVLMARLTTVKTTKYQAHLLTERIAWNTHRYLIKAWIESGEAIKNVIQPSFGYWQQEQQNFQSINEYLQAHIATRPLDKLLDENFLIKEVYIPLKSQPIDKNGSIDKNADALDLDTWAKRNLLKPDNLEQVMFIQGAPGRGKSVFCRIFADWVRQHLHPLWTPILIRLRDIDFFELRLEDILKAELKVSFIQSDDNWLTNKNTRFLFILDGFDELHIEARKDLNLEAFIKQVANFQQDCQIYQSMGHRVLITGRSMALQNISELPRNLERVEISEMDGQLQEKWLKKWSALPDNQGKPTDLQKFLQNKRCPASVQKLAQEPLLLYLLAAMYRDEKLGIDKLKEANARTAKVLIYQEAVNWVLTKQRSEADGTNLNNQITKQLPEDLKRILTEAAVCVVQSGGEFASMSMLEARLEEIEKAKYNLGDESLKTTLAAFYIRPAHQQEGRVEFFHKSFSEFLFAERLKQNMQSWSELTSEDEIKQMNWQIYDLLGFGGLTSAIVEYVIGLLVEVKDLLWVRLFKHLDNFYSEWCQGKFIDDAKETLAQTKLRQLQKYGIHKLGQRQVDIYVGLNVMILLMELQRYGQEHDVLKEHILFYPSGQPEEGLINQLLEVIHYSYCLPGKTFNSMVGQFLSGANLRGVNLVHTDLSYVNLSHADLSRADLSHTNLIRADLSSAYLINADIRGATLVDADLSQTNLIRADLSGADLSYADLSDADLSGAFLSDVNFMGANLSGANFSGANFSDSFGKDIRWNEDTKWENVDGLDIAKNVPAALKQQLGLN, from the coding sequence ATGAAAAAACGCTTATCGCAAATTTGGCAGCAGTTTCAGCAATCCTTCTCAATAGAAGAGCGTCTAAATACCACTCTGGATACTGGAAAGGCAGTTTTAGAAGCAGCAAAAACCCTTAAAGAACAAAGCCCCAGTTTAGAAATATTACAATCTGTGCTGCAACATTCATCTTCACTATTAGATGTGTTGTGTTTACCAGTAGTTCAGGTAGTGGATGCGGGACTGCCTTTTGCGTCAATTGGTATTGCCTTGCTGAAGTTTTATCGTGAATTAACTCAGCAAGACCCTTCTCTAGAAGACTGTGTATTTATAGTTAGTCAAACAGCATATCTAGAAAGTGCTAAAGAAATTTTATCTTTATACCCATCTGTTGATTGGGATGGCGAACCTAATAATAATGAAATAGTCAGAAAAAAACTGCAAAAACTTAAAGATTTTGAATTAGATTATCAACTTGCCACAAATACAATTGCCTGTTTCCATGAATCAGAATTAGCCAAAGCTTTCAATCAAGTATTAATGGCAAGGTTGACAACAGTCAAAACTACAAAATATCAAGCTCATCTATTAACAGAAAGAATTGCTTGGAATACTCATCGCTACTTAATTAAAGCTTGGATAGAGTCAGGTGAAGCCATTAAGAATGTAATTCAACCTTCTTTCGGTTACTGGCAACAAGAGCAGCAAAACTTCCAAAGCATTAATGAATATTTGCAAGCACATATTGCCACTAGACCTTTAGATAAACTACTTGATGAAAACTTTTTAATTAAAGAAGTTTATATACCTTTAAAATCTCAACCTATAGATAAAAATGGCTCAATAGATAAAAATGCTGATGCCTTAGATTTAGACACATGGGCTAAGAGGAATCTCCTAAAACCAGACAATCTAGAACAGGTGATGTTTATCCAAGGAGCGCCAGGAAGGGGTAAAAGTGTCTTTTGTCGGATATTTGCTGATTGGGTACGGCAACATTTACATCCCCTATGGACACCAATTTTAATTCGTTTAAGGGATATTGACTTTTTTGAACTCCGGCTAGAAGATATCTTAAAAGCAGAACTGAAAGTCAGTTTTATCCAAAGCGATGATAACTGGCTGACGAATAAAAATACCAGATTTTTATTTATTCTAGATGGCTTTGATGAGTTACATATTGAGGCAAGAAAAGACCTCAATTTAGAAGCATTTATCAAACAGGTGGCGAATTTCCAACAAGATTGTCAAATTTACCAGTCAATGGGTCATCGAGTCTTAATTACTGGTAGGTCGATGGCTTTACAAAATATCTCAGAATTACCCCGCAACTTAGAGCGGGTGGAAATTAGCGAAATGGATGGGCAACTGCAAGAAAAATGGTTAAAAAAATGGTCAGCATTACCAGATAACCAGGGTAAACCTACAGACTTGCAAAAATTTTTGCAAAATAAAAGATGTCCAGCATCTGTGCAAAAATTAGCTCAGGAACCGCTATTACTTTACTTATTAGCGGCAATGTATCGAGATGAAAAATTAGGAATTGATAAATTAAAAGAAGCTAACGCCAGAACAGCCAAAGTTTTAATTTATCAAGAAGCTGTGAACTGGGTGCTAACAAAACAGCGCTCTGAGGCAGATGGCACTAATTTAAATAATCAAATTACTAAACAGCTACCTGAAGATTTAAAGCGCATTCTCACAGAAGCGGCTGTATGTGTTGTGCAGTCGGGCGGTGAATTTGCTTCTATGTCAATGTTAGAAGCCCGTTTAGAAGAAATTGAAAAAGCTAAATATAACTTGGGTGATGAATCGCTGAAAACAACTTTAGCAGCTTTTTACATTCGTCCGGCACATCAACAAGAGGGCAGAGTTGAGTTTTTCCATAAAAGTTTTAGTGAATTTCTGTTTGCAGAACGCCTAAAACAAAATATGCAATCTTGGTCAGAATTGACTTCTGAAGACGAAATTAAACAGATGAATTGGCAGATTTACGATTTGCTGGGTTTTGGTGGACTCACATCAGCGATTGTCGAATATGTGATTGGGTTGCTAGTAGAAGTTAAAGATTTACTTTGGGTACGCTTATTTAAGCACTTAGATAATTTTTACAGTGAATGGTGTCAAGGTAAATTTATTGATGATGCTAAGGAGACTTTAGCCCAAACAAAGCTGCGACAGTTGCAAAAGTACGGCATTCACAAACTAGGTCAACGTCAGGTTGATATTTATGTGGGACTGAATGTAATGATTTTGCTGATGGAGTTACAGCGCTATGGTCAAGAGCATGATGTGCTTAAAGAACACATACTTTTCTATCCATCGGGTCAGCCAGAAGAAGGTTTGATAAACCAATTGCTTGAAGTTATTCACTACAGTTATTGTTTGCCGGGTAAGACTTTTAATAGTATGGTTGGGCAATTCTTGAGTGGTGCAAATCTCAGAGGTGTAAACCTGGTACATACAGACCTCAGCTATGTAAATCTCAGCCATGCAGACCTCAGCCGTGCAGACCTCAGCCATACAAATCTCATTCGTGCAGACCTCAGTAGTGCATACCTGATTAATGCTGATATCAGAGGTGCAACCCTTGTAGATGCAGACCTCAGCCAAACAAATCTCATCCGTGCAGACCTCAGCGGTGCAGACCTCAGTTATGCAGACTTGAGTGACGCAGACCTGAGTGGTGCATTTCTCAGTGATGTTAATTTTATGGGCGCTAACCTCAGTGGTGCTAATTTCAGCGGTGCTAACTTTAGTGATTCCTTTGGTAAGGATATTCGCTGGAATGAAGATACAAAATGGGAAAATGTGGACGGGTTAGACATAGCTAAGAATGTGCCAGCAGCTTTAAAACAACAGTTGGGGTTGAATTAA
- a CDS encoding ABC transporter substrate-binding protein, whose protein sequence is MNIKFIFSKVRDFWHVSWQLSLLRIILSLCLIFLSSCQGIKQNEDGVIHLTLWQAINPPANRDVFQKLVDKFNQTHPDIQVESIFESEPQLPKILTSVVANVPPDLLSFHPEFTGQFAELGAIRPLEDWLDKLPVKSDIRPNLLGEMQLGGHIWSVPMNTSNFGIFYRPKLFEAAGITEIPKTWEELRQVAKKLTIDRNGDRRPEQYGILLPLGKGGWTVVSWFPFLFGAGGEVVTNNRPNLTNQGAIAALQFWQDLINDGSAMLSPPERGYEEDAFLQGRVAMQITGPWTLIAKSQVDHQVFPIPAGVKPATVTGTGNFFVMKTTPAREQAALKFLEYVLSEEFQTEWSIETGFLPVTLKSAQSEAYQQFINKKPILKVFFEQLSVAYPQPIIAGYSRLSDSLGRAIESTLLGKSSAEKALKEAQERLDLIWDSK, encoded by the coding sequence ATGAATATTAAATTTATATTTTCCAAAGTTAGAGATTTTTGGCATGTTTCTTGGCAGCTTTCGCTTCTAAGAATTATTCTCAGTTTGTGTCTGATATTTTTATCTAGTTGTCAGGGCATAAAACAAAATGAAGATGGGGTAATTCATCTGACACTATGGCAAGCTATTAATCCCCCTGCAAATCGAGATGTTTTTCAAAAGCTAGTAGATAAATTTAATCAAACTCATCCTGATATTCAGGTGGAATCTATCTTTGAGAGTGAACCTCAATTACCAAAAATATTAACATCAGTGGTTGCCAATGTGCCGCCAGACCTCCTATCATTTCACCCTGAATTTACAGGTCAATTTGCGGAATTAGGGGCAATTCGACCTTTAGAAGATTGGTTAGACAAATTGCCAGTGAAGTCAGATATCAGACCTAATCTACTGGGAGAAATGCAGTTAGGCGGTCATATCTGGTCAGTGCCAATGAACACCAGTAATTTTGGTATTTTCTACCGCCCTAAGCTTTTTGAAGCTGCGGGAATCACAGAGATACCCAAGACTTGGGAAGAATTGCGACAAGTTGCCAAAAAATTGACTATAGACCGAAATGGCGATCGCAGACCTGAACAGTATGGAATATTGCTACCTTTAGGAAAAGGAGGATGGACTGTGGTTAGTTGGTTCCCTTTCTTATTTGGTGCTGGAGGGGAGGTTGTCACCAATAATCGACCGAATTTAACGAATCAAGGTGCGATCGCAGCTTTACAATTTTGGCAAGACCTGATAAATGATGGTTCAGCAATGCTTTCTCCCCCAGAACGGGGTTATGAAGAGGACGCTTTTCTTCAGGGACGCGTTGCTATGCAGATCACAGGCCCTTGGACGTTGATAGCGAAGTCTCAAGTTGATCATCAAGTCTTCCCCATACCCGCAGGTGTGAAGCCGGCTACAGTCACAGGTACTGGAAATTTCTTTGTGATGAAAACCACACCAGCAAGAGAGCAAGCTGCACTCAAATTTTTAGAGTATGTATTGAGTGAAGAATTCCAAACAGAATGGAGTATTGAGACGGGTTTTTTGCCTGTCACCCTCAAATCTGCTCAAAGCGAAGCTTATCAGCAATTCATCAACAAAAAGCCCATTTTAAAAGTATTTTTTGAGCAATTGTCTGTGGCATATCCTCAACCTATCATTGCTGGATATAGCCGTTTATCTGATAGTCTTGGTCGAGCAATTGAATCTACATTACTAGGTAAATCTTCCGCCGAAAAAGCCCTAAAAGAAGCTCAGGAGCGTTTAGATTTGATTTGGGATAGCAAGTAA